The window CGATACGCGAGTAAATCTGGCAAGACCGGAAACGGAGTATTTTTTTGTGAAAAAGAAATTGCACTTCACAATCAATGGAGTTCCTTTTGTTTGGTACAAGCAATATATCCGTGGCGTACAAATTCGAGAGTTAGGAGGGATTTCGCCTAATGATGAACTATACCTTGATATTCCCGATGGTTGGAACGATGATTTCATTGAAGACGATGAAATTGTTGATTTAGCTCGTCCGGGTGTAGAACACTTCATTTCTAAACCCAAACAAAAAGAGTTTAAAATCATAGTAAATGCTCGTGAAAAGGCTTGGTCGCAGACTACCATATCTTTTGAACAAGTCATTGTATTGGCATTCGGTTCCTACGACAATAATCCGAATAAGGGTTATACCGTTACTTATAGTAAGGGGCCTAAGTCTAACAGGGAAGGTTCTATGGTGAAAGGATCAGTTGTTGATGTTAAAAATAACATGATATTCGATGTCACAGCAACTGATAAATCATAGTCAAGACCTGAAACGTCTTAGAGACGAAGGTTACGAAATAGAGGTTCGTGGTGGACATTTACTTGTCCTCCATATTCCTTATGTAAGAAGCGATAAGACTATACAGTACGGAATACTAGTGAGCACGCTTACTTTGAAGAATGGAACGACGACTGCCACTCCTGATAATCATGTTATTTATTTTATTGGAGACAACCCTTGTAATGACGACGGGACGATAATAACTGCAATACAACACGATAATTCAGCCAAGAATTTTGGAGGCATAGCAATAAATCGCTCTTTCTCGAATAAGCCTCAGCAAGGCTATCCTAATTACTACGAAAAGGTGAAACGGTATGCAGATATTATTTCAGCTCCCGCTAAGTACTTGGATAGTACAGTAACTGAAAAAACGTTCAAAGTCATACCTGACAATGCAAATGAAACGGTTTTTCAGTACATTGACACTAACTCAAGTAGAGCAAATATAGACTTGATTAACTCTAAATTTAATGGGCAAAAAATCGCTATTATCGGGCTGGGCGGAACTGGTGCTTATGTATTGGATTTGATAGCCAAAACTCCTGTTTCCGAAATTCATGTTTTCGATGGAGATGACTTCGATCAACATAATGCGTTTCGCTCTCCGGGAGCTGCTTCAATTGATGATTTAAATAAGAATCAAAGGAAGGCTGAATATCTTTCCGGTATTTACGCTAATATGCACAAGCATATAATCCCTCACAGTTATTATGTACTGAAAGACAATATCCAAGAGCTCGACCAAATGTCTTTTGTTTTTATTTGCGTTGATAAAAACAATGTTCGTAACATGATAGTTAAGTACTTAATTCGCGTAGGCATACCTTGTATTGACGTTGGTTTGGGTGTAGAAACCGTAGATGATAAGTTGCGTGGAGCTACAAGGGTAACGACTGTAACTAAAGCAAAAAACGACCATTTTTCCACAAGAGTATTTGCAGAAGACAGTGAGAATAACGATTATGTAACAAACATTCAAATAGCCGAACTCAATTCGTTAAATGCTTGTTTCGCTGTAATCAAGTGGAAAAAATTAATTGGCTTTTATGTTGATCAGGAATGTGAGCACAATAGCATTTTCACGATAGGGACTTCAAAAATAATCAACGATGATGCAACATAGGTTTGTCGAGATTATTCCCGATACTATCGAAGATGGCGTGCTATATATTTCTCTGAAATACTGCACAGCCATACACAAGTGCGTGTGTGGCTGTGGCAACGAGGTGGTTACGCCTATTTCTCCTACGGATTGGAAGTTGATATTCGATGGAAAAACGGTTTCTTTATCTCCTTCTATAGGCAATTGGAGCTTTAATTGTCAATCTCATTACTGGATTAAAAGGAACGAAATCGTTTATGCCAGAGAATGGGATAAAGAAGAAATTCAATTCGGCAGGACAAATGATAAAAAGCGAAAAGCAAAGTATTACAATAAAGAAAATGAGAGCGTTAGTTCTGTTACAAAAAGACCTAAAAAGAAAAAGAGATGGAAGAAATTCTTAAAATCAATCTTTTCTTTTTGAAGTAATCATTTATAAGGTCAAGTACGACAGATAAAATAATTTTAAGCAGGAATCAATCCACCTGCATTGTTCGGATTGAAAGCTAAATTTTACAGGTATGGCTAAAAAAGTTACCGGGAAATCCGCTGCCACAGCCGCTTCTAAAGTTTTGAGAGATGGGCGAACAAGTGCTACAAGCAAGACTGCTGCAGGAAGTGCTCTCTCTCAAAGAGAAAAAAGCGGGAAACGAAAATGAGCAGCATGATTTGAAAGAGCGTAGAAGATTAAAAAACTACGCTCTCTTTTTACATTTATTCCCCTTGCTGCAACAAATGAGCTAAAGCAGGATCGTCCTTAATACGTTGCAATTCTTCGGCGACAATCTGTTTGGTTTCCTCTTTGATACGGTCGTAATTTTCTTTAATCATATCTTTCATGCGATTTACTCCGTTTTCGTCTGTGAAGTCGGTAATCACAGGAATGGATTGATACGCCTTCGTTTCGGCAGCGACTTTCGCATTGTCCACCACAATTTCGCAATGGAAAATTTTCTGCTCAATACGTTCATCGAAGTTGTCGGCAATCGCACCGACAAACATACCTTGCGTTAAGTTACTGATTTTGGAAGGTGGTATCAAGCTGTCCATTTGGGTACTGATAGAAGTCGATTTATCGTTTCGGTTGATAGTCATAGACTGGCGTTTCTGCAACACTTTCCCGAAGCGGTCGGAAAGTGTTTTTGCTGTATCTCCCACAACCTGACCGCTGAATATATTACCGACTGTGTTCATTACTACTTTGGCTTCTTTATCTCCGTAATCCCTTGTTAATTGAGAGAAATCCTGAAAGCCCAACAATACCGCAACTTTGTTGCTTCGGGCAGTGGCTATCAGGTTATCCAATCCTTTGAAATAAATTGTGGGTAGCTCGTCAATGACTACCGAACTTTTCAGTTGCCCCTTTTTGTTTATTAATTTCACGATACGGGAGTTGTAAAGTCCCAATGCCGCACCGTAGATGTTCTGCCTATCTGGATTGTTACCGACAACTAACACTTTCGGATCATCGGGATTGTTTATATCAAGAGTAAACTCATCGCCACTCATAACCCAGTACAACTGGGGTGAAATCATACGGGATAACGGAATTTTCGCACTTGCTATCTGTCCCATTAACTGGTTGGCAGCACCTCCCAACCATGCGTCCATAAAGGGAGAAAGGTAGTTTTCGAGTTCGGGATATGAAGTGAGAATTGGGAAAATATCTTCGTAGCGTTTATTCAGGAACTCAATCGCATGAGGGAACGTACAATATTTTCCGTCCTTATAAATTCGGAGATACCAAATGATTGAAGCGAACAAAATAATCGGAGATTCTACAAAGAAGTCGCCCTGCTTTTGCACCCACGTTTTATTGAGGTTGAGCATTATCGTGTAACTTGATTCGTATGCGTCACTGATATCTTCCATGAAAGACGGATTTATAGGATTACAGCGGTGCGAACGGCTCGGATCATCGAAGTTTATCACATAAAAAGTCGGAACTTTCTTATATCCTAATTGATTGTTCAATAAGTGGTTGTAGGCTATCGTGGAAAGGTCTGGAAATTTGAAATCATACACGTACATTGAGAATCCTTTCTCAATCTGCTGTTTTATATACTGATTAACAACGGCGTATGATTTTCCACTACCGGGAGTTCCGAGTACGATACTGGCACGAAAAGGATTGACGACATTTATCCAACCTTTCCATTGCTTTTTCTTATACCAAAACTTGGTTGGTAGGTTTACGGAATATTCACTCTGTAATAAGCGTGTTTCTTGCATGAAACTTTCGTTCTCTGTGTTGAAAACATCGTCGAACATATTGTTTTTAAGCAAACGGCTCATCCATAAGCCACCGACCAATAAAAACAGATAGCCTGTTGCTATTGTGAGGATATAAAAACCTGTTGTTGCCGCTGTGGGTAACGGCAAATCAAGTATCCACCAGTTCATAAAGAACAGGATAAAACCAATTGCAAGAAAAACATAGATTTTCGGCCAAGTGATTTTTTCCTCTTTCACACCCTTAGTTCCCAAACAGGAAAGGGCAAGGAAAACAACGGCAAATAATTTGGTGTACAGAATATTGCCGAATAGTCCGGCAGTGCGGTCAAAGTTCAGTAGTATCTTATCAACTACTCCAATATTGATTCCCCATTCCCGCAAAGCGAAATAGCAGAACCAATAAATGTTTATCACTACGAAAATTATGCTTATTGCTCGCATAAATTCCATGACTTTAGCAAGTCCTCTTAAATCATCTTCTTGTTGCATTTCAATAAAATTTTAAATGTTTGAGAAGCGAAATTATAGAGGTGAACCCGAAGATTTGAGAGTTTGAAACGGACTGGCAGCATGTGGCTTCGGTTTGGCAGTATGTGGCTTCAAAGTCAATTATACCAAATGTTATAAGCCATTATTGCTTCTGTATTTCAGATATTTGCTAAATTTGCAGTCGATAATCACAAATACAAATTAAAATGTATAAAATTGAAGATATAAACATAGGAGATGAAGTCATTTTTTATTCTACCAATTCACAGAGTAACCATGATTTGTACTGGAAAGTTAGAGGTAAAATGAATAATCAAATTATGATTGAACTAACAGAATTTGGTTTTGATGAGTATTGGAGTATTTCTATAAATGAAGTTGTTGGACACATTCCTCTAAGCAAGAGCAAAAAGTAGATTTTATAAAAAATACTTTCTTTTCATGTAATTAAGTAGCGTTAGATTGACTTTGAAAATATATTGGCATGCATTTAGATTTATTTCAAAATATTGAAACAATTTCGGAGAATGATTTACACCCTAAGTTTAAGTTACTTCGGGACAATCCAACTTTAATAGGAGAAAGAAGTATTCTAATTAATTGGACAGATGGTTTTATTGACAGGGATAATAAAATAATCAAAGAATTTCAAACTACTTTTCATTCCAGTTTTTGGGAATTTTATTTATTTCAAGTTTTTAAAGAGTTAGGATTGGTTATTGATTTCACAAAAGATAGACCTGATTTTATTATTGAATCACCTTTAAAATTGTTTATTGAAGCGGTAGTTTCAAACGTTAAGAAAGATGGGCGAGAAGAAGCGACAAGGAACTCAGATGACGTATTATCTATGATAGTTCCTCCTCCTCTGCAAAAAGATTTTTATAAAGTTTTAGATGAGTCTATCGTTCGAAATTCAAATGCAATTCTTAACAAGAGTTCTAAGTATTTGGAAAAGTATCTGAAGTGCGATTGGGTCGATGAAAAAATCCCATTTACCATAGCATTAAGTTCCTTCGACCAAGTAAATTATGGTAGAGAATACTTTTATCCAATGCTAGCATTATTGTATGGATTTTATTATCATCCAGAATCAGATGGATATGAGCAAAAAGAATCAATAATCAAACCGGATACCGAATCAAACATTCCAATTGG of the Dysgonomonadaceae bacterium PH5-43 genome contains:
- a CDS encoding hypothetical protein (product_source=Hypo-rule applied; pfam=PF14452) — protein: MNVHDGAPDTQKEKIPLKLVIEGKEYETCEQYLTGAELKQLAGIPLETELFLSISKPYNDELIENDTRVNLARPETEYFFVKKKLHFTINGVPFVWYKQYIRGVQIRELGGISPNDELYLDIPDGWNDDFIEDDEIVDLARPGVEHFISKPKQKEFKIIVNAREKAWSQTTISFEQVIVLAFGSYDNNPNKGYTVTYSKGPKSNREGSMVKGSVVDVKNNMIFDVTATDKS
- a CDS encoding hypothetical protein (product_source=Hypo-rule applied; cath_funfam=3.40.50.720; pfam=PF00899; superfamily=69572), with the protein product MSQQLINHSQDLKRLRDEGYEIEVRGGHLLVLHIPYVRSDKTIQYGILVSTLTLKNGTTTATPDNHVIYFIGDNPCNDDGTIITAIQHDNSAKNFGGIAINRSFSNKPQQGYPNYYEKVKRYADIISAPAKYLDSTVTEKTFKVIPDNANETVFQYIDTNSSRANIDLINSKFNGQKIAIIGLGGTGAYVLDLIAKTPVSEIHVFDGDDFDQHNAFRSPGAASIDDLNKNQRKAEYLSGIYANMHKHIIPHSYYVLKDNIQELDQMSFVFICVDKNNVRNMIVKYLIRVGIPCIDVGLGVETVDDKLRGATRVTTVTKAKNDHFSTRVFAEDSENNDYVTNIQIAELNSLNACFAVIKWKKLIGFYVDQECEHNSIFTIGTSKIINDDAT
- a CDS encoding hypothetical protein (product_source=Hypo-rule applied; pfam=PF20137; superfamily=54862) yields the protein MMQHRFVEIIPDTIEDGVLYISLKYCTAIHKCVCGCGNEVVTPISPTDWKLIFDGKTVSLSPSIGNWSFNCQSHYWIKRNEIVYAREWDKEEIQFGRTNDKKRKAKYYNKENESVSSVTKRPKKKKRWKKFLKSIFSF
- a CDS encoding hypothetical protein (product_source=Hypo-rule applied), with amino-acid sequence MGEQVLQARLLQEVLSLKEKKAGNENEQHDLKERRRLKNYALFLHLFPLLQQMS
- a CDS encoding hypothetical protein (product_source=Hypo-rule applied; pfam=PF12696,PF14293; superfamily=52540; transmembrane_helix_parts=Inside_1_19,TMhelix_20_42,Outside_43_56,TMhelix_57_79,Inside_80_90,TMhelix_91_113,Outside_114_122,TMhelix_123_145,Inside_146_312,TMhelix_313_332,Outside_333_669), translating into MQQEDDLRGLAKVMEFMRAISIIFVVINIYWFCYFALREWGINIGVVDKILLNFDRTAGLFGNILYTKLFAVVFLALSCLGTKGVKEEKITWPKIYVFLAIGFILFFMNWWILDLPLPTAATTGFYILTIATGYLFLLVGGLWMSRLLKNNMFDDVFNTENESFMQETRLLQSEYSVNLPTKFWYKKKQWKGWINVVNPFRASIVLGTPGSGKSYAVVNQYIKQQIEKGFSMYVYDFKFPDLSTIAYNHLLNNQLGYKKVPTFYVINFDDPSRSHRCNPINPSFMEDISDAYESSYTIMLNLNKTWVQKQGDFFVESPIILFASIIWYLRIYKDGKYCTFPHAIEFLNKRYEDIFPILTSYPELENYLSPFMDAWLGGAANQLMGQIASAKIPLSRMISPQLYWVMSGDEFTLDINNPDDPKVLVVGNNPDRQNIYGAALGLYNSRIVKLINKKGQLKSSVVIDELPTIYFKGLDNLIATARSNKVAVLLGFQDFSQLTRDYGDKEAKVVMNTVGNIFSGQVVGDTAKTLSDRFGKVLQKRQSMTINRNDKSTSISTQMDSLIPPSKISNLTQGMFVGAIADNFDERIEQKIFHCEIVVDNAKVAAETKAYQSIPVITDFTDENGVNRMKDMIKENYDRIKEETKQIVAEELQRIKDDPALAHLLQQGE
- a CDS encoding hypothetical protein (product_source=Hypo-rule applied; cath_funfam=3.30.465.10; superfamily=49503), whose translation is MYKIEDINIGDEVIFYSTNSQSNHDLYWKVRGKMNNQIMIELTEFGFDEYWSISINEVVGHIPLSKSKK
- a CDS encoding hypothetical protein (product_source=Hypo-rule applied; superfamily=48508); this translates as MHLDLFQNIETISENDLHPKFKLLRDNPTLIGERSILINWTDGFIDRDNKIIKEFQTTFHSSFWEFYLFQVFKELGLVIDFTKDRPDFIIESPLKLFIEAVVSNVKKDGREEATRNSDDVLSMIVPPPLQKDFYKVLDESIVRNSNAILNKSSKYLEKYLKCDWVDEKIPFTIALSSFDQVNYGREYFYPMLALLYGFYYHPESDGYEQKESIIKPDTESNIPIGIFRDKSFEHISAIIFSCTTTLGKLTSLSISEKESDIQLNSVINIRNDYEPPYYKIQVVSSENPEYLTDGLFVFHNPFAKNKLDKEIFAKTNATQIIIDKEGLKFEGENTPIYSRLNLFKFMINSDIIEAIHRDFNSFIKI